The following proteins come from a genomic window of Myxococcota bacterium:
- the sucC gene encoding ADP-forming succinate--CoA ligase subunit beta, producing the protein MNVHEYQAKQLFRDFGVAVPEGGLAETPAEAEAVAKRLGTGVVVVKAQIHAGGRGKGGGVKLAKSPGEAKQHASEILGMQLVTHQTGPEGKLVRKVYVEAGSDIARELYLAITLDRATEDFAIIASTEGGMDIEEVAAKTPDKIQTVFVHPNVGLRPWQARQIGFGLGLDKDQVAKFEAFLGALWSLYVEKDCSLVEINPLVVTKQGDLFALDGKLNFDDNALYRHPDVAAMRDPEEEDPREREANEIDLSYVGLDGNIGCMVNGAGLAMATLDMIHHCGGRPANFLDAGGGADKEKVKQAFSLILRDANVKAILVNIFGGIVRCDLIAEGVVAAAKELGLQVPLVVRLQGTMAQEGRAILADSGLDITPAETLAEAGEKAVAAAKGAR; encoded by the coding sequence ATGAACGTTCACGAGTACCAGGCGAAGCAGCTGTTTCGCGACTTCGGCGTGGCCGTGCCCGAGGGCGGGCTCGCGGAGACGCCGGCCGAGGCGGAGGCCGTCGCGAAGCGCCTCGGCACGGGTGTCGTCGTCGTGAAGGCGCAGATCCACGCGGGCGGTCGCGGCAAGGGTGGCGGCGTCAAGCTCGCGAAGTCGCCCGGCGAGGCGAAGCAGCACGCGAGCGAGATCCTCGGCATGCAGCTCGTCACGCACCAGACGGGGCCCGAGGGCAAGCTCGTCCGCAAGGTCTACGTCGAAGCGGGCAGCGACATCGCGCGCGAGCTCTACCTCGCGATCACGCTCGACCGCGCCACCGAGGACTTCGCGATCATCGCGTCGACCGAGGGCGGCATGGACATCGAGGAGGTCGCCGCGAAGACGCCCGACAAGATCCAGACCGTCTTCGTCCACCCGAACGTCGGGCTGCGCCCGTGGCAGGCGCGCCAGATCGGCTTCGGCCTCGGGCTCGACAAGGACCAGGTCGCGAAGTTCGAGGCGTTCCTCGGCGCGCTCTGGAGCCTGTACGTCGAGAAGGACTGCTCGCTCGTCGAGATCAACCCGCTCGTGGTGACGAAGCAGGGCGACCTGTTCGCGCTCGACGGCAAGCTCAACTTCGACGACAACGCGCTCTATCGCCACCCGGACGTCGCCGCGATGCGCGACCCCGAGGAGGAGGATCCGCGCGAACGCGAGGCCAACGAGATCGACCTCTCCTACGTCGGCCTCGACGGCAACATCGGCTGCATGGTGAACGGCGCCGGCCTCGCGATGGCGACGCTCGACATGATCCACCACTGCGGCGGCCGGCCGGCGAACTTCCTCGACGCGGGCGGCGGCGCGGACAAGGAGAAGGTGAAGCAGGCCTTCAGCCTCATCCTGCGCGACGCCAACGTGAAGGCGATCCTCGTCAACATCTTCGGCGGCATCGTGCGCTGCGACCTGATCGCCGAGGGCGTCGTCGCGGCCGCGAAGGAGCTCGGCCTCCAGGTGCCCCTCGTCGTCCGGCTGCAGGGAACGATGGCGCAGGAGGGCCGCGCCATCCTCGCCGACTCCGGGCTCGACATCACTCCTGCGGAGACGCTCGCGGAGGCCGGCGAGAAGGCCGTGGCCGCCGCCAAGGGCGCGAGGTAG
- the aspS gene encoding aspartate--tRNA ligase → MGAKLDGMTGLRRTHACGALRTDAIGTEVVVAGWVHRRRDHGGLIFVDLRDREGLVQVVFRPEQAPEVHARAHDLRSEWVVAVRGTVERRSAETVNADLATGEVEIAASELRVLNTATPPPFPIEDDAEIAENTRLEHRLHDLRRPVMQRNMRVRHELAQAARRTLSALGFLEIETPMLARSTPEGARDVLVPSRLQPGEFYALPQSPQLMKQMFMIAGFDRYFQIARCFRDEDGRADRQLEFTQIDLELSFCDVEEVLAVLEEVTAECARSAAGVELARPFRRISYREAMDRFGIDRPDTRIRLELVDLTDVFATSEFRAFRGAVDAGGIVKCLPIADAGDALSRSEIDRLESFVRKELGAKGLGWIRIQPDGTWQSPIAKFLSDDDKARITERTGAKPGHVLFFQADAADKANAILARLRVDLGQRLGRVEDRPWDVLIVVDFPVFERDEKGALTYVHQPFVAPVDEDVPLLWQEPERVRGTHYDVVLNGVELGSGSLRNHRSDVQRRILEVMGYSPAEMEERFGFLLRALDAGAPPHGGFAFGFDRFAMVLCGADNLRDVLAFPKTQRGQDLLMQSPSPVAREQLDELSLRVVARPKA, encoded by the coding sequence TTGGGCGCGAAGCTCGACGGCATGACCGGTCTGCGCCGCACGCACGCCTGCGGCGCACTGCGCACGGACGCGATCGGCACCGAGGTCGTCGTCGCCGGCTGGGTCCACCGTCGCCGCGACCACGGCGGTCTCATCTTCGTCGACCTGCGCGACCGCGAAGGGCTCGTGCAGGTCGTCTTCCGCCCCGAGCAGGCGCCCGAGGTCCACGCGCGCGCACACGACTTGCGATCCGAGTGGGTCGTCGCCGTGCGCGGGACGGTCGAGCGCCGCAGCGCCGAGACGGTGAATGCCGACCTCGCGACGGGCGAGGTCGAGATCGCCGCGTCCGAGCTGCGCGTGCTGAACACGGCCACGCCGCCGCCGTTCCCGATCGAGGACGACGCGGAGATCGCCGAGAACACGCGGCTCGAGCACCGGCTCCACGACCTGCGCCGCCCGGTGATGCAGCGCAACATGCGCGTGCGCCACGAGCTCGCGCAGGCCGCGCGGCGCACGCTCAGCGCGCTCGGCTTCCTCGAGATCGAGACGCCGATGCTCGCGCGCTCGACGCCCGAGGGCGCGCGCGACGTGCTCGTGCCGAGCCGCCTCCAGCCCGGCGAGTTCTACGCGCTCCCGCAGTCGCCGCAGCTGATGAAGCAGATGTTCATGATCGCGGGCTTCGACCGCTACTTCCAGATCGCGCGCTGCTTCCGCGACGAGGACGGCCGCGCGGATCGCCAGCTCGAGTTCACGCAGATCGACCTCGAGCTGTCGTTCTGCGACGTCGAGGAAGTGCTCGCGGTGCTCGAGGAAGTGACCGCCGAGTGCGCGCGCAGCGCGGCGGGCGTCGAGCTCGCGCGCCCGTTCCGCCGCATCTCGTATCGCGAGGCGATGGATCGCTTCGGCATCGATCGGCCCGACACGCGCATCCGCCTCGAGCTCGTCGACCTGACGGACGTGTTCGCGACGAGCGAGTTCCGCGCGTTCCGCGGCGCCGTCGACGCGGGCGGCATCGTGAAGTGCCTGCCGATCGCCGACGCGGGCGACGCGCTGTCGCGCAGCGAGATCGACCGTCTCGAGTCGTTCGTCAGGAAGGAGCTCGGCGCGAAGGGACTCGGCTGGATCCGCATCCAGCCCGACGGCACCTGGCAGTCGCCGATCGCGAAGTTCCTCTCCGACGACGACAAGGCGCGCATCACCGAGCGCACCGGCGCCAAGCCCGGCCACGTGCTCTTCTTCCAGGCCGACGCGGCGGACAAGGCGAACGCCATCCTCGCGCGGCTGCGCGTCGACCTCGGCCAGCGGCTCGGCCGCGTCGAGGATCGGCCGTGGGACGTGCTGATCGTCGTCGACTTCCCGGTCTTCGAGCGCGACGAGAAGGGCGCGCTCACGTACGTGCACCAGCCGTTCGTCGCACCCGTCGACGAGGACGTTCCGCTCCTGTGGCAGGAGCCCGAACGCGTGCGCGGCACGCACTACGACGTCGTCCTGAACGGCGTCGAGCTCGGCTCCGGCAGCCTGCGCAATCACCGCAGCGACGTGCAGCGGCGCATCCTCGAGGTGATGGGCTACTCGCCGGCCGAGATGGAGGAGCGCTTCGGCTTCCTGCTGCGCGCGCTCGACGCCGGCGCGCCCCCGCACGGCGGCTTCGCCTTCGGCTTCGACCGCTTCGCCATGGTGCTGTGCGGCGCCGACAACCTGCGCGACGTGCTGGCCTTCCCGAAGACGCAGCGGGGCCAGGACCTCCTGATGCAGAGCCCGTCGCCGGTCGCGCGCGAGCAGCTCGACGAGCTGTCGCTGCGCGTCGTCGCACGGCCGAAGGCCTAG
- the sucD gene encoding succinate--CoA ligase subunit alpha: MAILCDKNTKLLVQGMGKMGQFHAKLSIEYGTNVVGGVHPGRGGSTIEGIPVFDTVKEAVEKTGANASEIFVPASGAADSVAEAAAAGLDLVVCITEHIPAIDMAKTKAALRGTKVRVVGPNCPGLVTPGQCRIGIMPAQITRPGPVGVVSRSGTLTYEAVDQLSRLGIGQSTCVGIGGDPIIGSTFVDVLAQFEEDPDTKAVIMIGEIGGSAEETAAAFIRDHMTKPVAAFIAGQNAPPGKRMGHAGAIIAGGKGKAADKMAALEACGIAVAKAPSEMGSTLAKHAAKVL, encoded by the coding sequence ATGGCGATCCTGTGCGACAAGAACACGAAGCTCCTCGTCCAGGGCATGGGCAAGATGGGGCAGTTCCACGCGAAGCTGTCGATCGAGTACGGCACGAACGTCGTCGGCGGCGTGCACCCCGGGCGCGGTGGCTCGACCATCGAGGGCATCCCGGTGTTCGACACCGTGAAGGAGGCGGTCGAGAAGACGGGCGCGAACGCGTCCGAGATCTTCGTGCCCGCGTCCGGCGCCGCGGATTCGGTCGCCGAGGCGGCCGCCGCGGGGCTCGACCTCGTCGTCTGCATCACCGAGCACATCCCGGCGATCGACATGGCGAAGACGAAGGCCGCGCTGCGCGGCACGAAGGTGCGCGTCGTCGGTCCGAACTGCCCGGGGCTCGTGACGCCCGGCCAGTGCCGCATCGGCATCATGCCGGCGCAGATCACGCGCCCGGGCCCCGTCGGTGTCGTGTCGCGCTCGGGGACGCTGACCTACGAAGCGGTCGACCAGCTCTCGCGCCTCGGCATCGGCCAGAGCACGTGCGTCGGGATCGGCGGCGATCCGATCATCGGCAGCACGTTCGTCGACGTCCTCGCGCAGTTCGAAGAGGACCCCGACACGAAGGCCGTCATCATGATCGGCGAGATCGGCGGCAGCGCCGAGGAGACGGCGGCCGCGTTCATCCGCGACCACATGACGAAGCCCGTCGCGGCGTTCATCGCGGGCCAGAACGCGCCGCCCGGCAAGCGCATGGGCCACGCTGGCGCGATCATCGCGGGCGGCAAGGGCAAGGCCGCCGACAAGATGGCCGCGCTCGAGGCGTGCGGCATCGCGGTCGCGAAGGCGCCGAGCGAGATGGGCTCGACGCTCGCGAAGCACGCGGCGAAGGTGCTCTAG
- the icd gene encoding NADP-dependent isocitrate dehydrogenase, translating to MTTTGTKITLDASGVLSVPNDPIIPFIEGDGTGPDIWAASVRVFDAAVAKAYGGERKIVWKEVLAGEKAFNQTKSWLPDDTLDAFREYLVGIKGPLTTPVGGGIRSLNVALRQILDLYVCLRPVKWYPGVPSPVRSPQDVDMVIFRENTEDIYAGVEWEAGTPEVKKVLDFLQTQMGVNKIRFPGSSGIGIKPVSKEGTYRLVRAAVRYAVEKKRASVTLVHKGNIMKFTEGAFRDWGYQLVKEEFAGKAVGWDDCGGNPPAGQVLIKDSIADITLQQVLTRANEFDVIATMNLNGDYLSDALAAQVGGIGIAPGANINYDTGHGIFEATHGTAPKYAGQDKVNPSSVILSGVMMLEHLGWNEAADLIEKGITKSIANKTVTYDFERLMDGATKLKCSEFGDAIISNMG from the coding sequence ATGACCACCACCGGAACCAAGATCACGCTGGATGCGAGCGGAGTCCTCTCCGTTCCGAACGACCCCATCATCCCGTTCATCGAGGGCGACGGCACCGGGCCCGACATCTGGGCCGCCTCCGTGCGCGTCTTCGATGCCGCGGTCGCGAAGGCCTACGGCGGCGAGCGCAAGATCGTCTGGAAGGAAGTGCTCGCCGGCGAGAAGGCGTTCAACCAGACGAAGAGCTGGCTGCCCGACGACACGCTCGACGCGTTCCGCGAATACCTCGTCGGCATCAAGGGGCCGCTCACGACGCCGGTCGGCGGCGGCATCCGCAGCCTCAACGTCGCGCTGCGACAGATCCTCGACCTCTACGTCTGCCTGCGCCCGGTGAAGTGGTACCCGGGTGTCCCGTCGCCCGTCCGCAGCCCGCAGGACGTCGACATGGTGATCTTCCGCGAGAACACCGAGGACATCTACGCCGGCGTCGAGTGGGAGGCCGGCACGCCCGAGGTCAAGAAGGTCCTCGACTTCCTCCAGACGCAGATGGGCGTGAACAAGATCCGCTTCCCCGGCTCGTCGGGCATCGGCATCAAGCCCGTGTCGAAGGAGGGCACGTACCGCCTCGTGCGCGCCGCCGTTCGTTATGCGGTCGAGAAGAAGCGCGCGAGCGTCACGCTCGTCCACAAGGGCAACATCATGAAGTTCACCGAGGGCGCCTTCCGCGACTGGGGATACCAGCTCGTGAAGGAGGAGTTCGCGGGGAAGGCCGTCGGCTGGGACGACTGCGGCGGCAACCCGCCGGCGGGCCAGGTGCTGATCAAGGACTCGATCGCGGACATCACGCTGCAGCAGGTGCTGACGCGCGCGAACGAGTTCGACGTGATCGCGACGATGAACCTGAACGGCGACTACCTGTCCGACGCGCTCGCGGCGCAGGTGGGCGGCATCGGCATCGCGCCCGGCGCGAACATCAACTACGACACGGGCCACGGCATCTTCGAGGCGACGCACGGGACGGCGCCCAAGTACGCCGGCCAGGACAAGGTGAACCCGAGCTCGGTGATCCTCTCGGGCGTGATGATGCTCGAGCACCTCGGCTGGAACGAGGCCGCGGACCTCATCGAGAAGGGCATCACGAAGTCGATCGCGAACAAGACCGTGACCTACGACTTCGAGCGCCTCATGGACGGCGCCACGAAGCTCAAGTGCTCGGAGTTCGGCGACGCGATCATCTCGAACATGGGCTGA
- a CDS encoding YCF48-related protein, with amino-acid sequence MSRAHWLASAVLASLATFGCHEVHLDFDVPSGDIEVLDNLFSVSAPDADHAVAVGYYGAAYWTDDGGTSWHLGNTGTQALLYSVSMADAQRGWAVGQRGLILRTEDGGKSWVQQPNLKEKEGSHLFSIAAIDANTAVAVGEWGTRIRTVDGGASWQDRSFTITEDHPQYVWLAPVEKERVRNGETVYEDVGLNDVTCLRAPSQACWLIGEFGYIFFSTDAGDTWQRSEIAGSVEMEPVRLSFNEIRVAPDEAERIREFGRSIVDSKHLNVAIEAVGSKEEMDRLGRQADDVFPLFEMLEARAREVIAILEDTDVDSDRLRMRGQPPWDFEDFLDDDPGFLDRYLERETWAYPGVKVRVIQNPYLFTVRFRDEQHGLISGLGGVVLRSDDGGRSFEYVRIDRQQALFAVAAVEGRAVAVGEKGLVRVSSDDGASWHEMPEGTFPNVFTFMRDVEFAPDGTLGLIVGQTGRIYRSRDAGFRWELVMGPSVLRGESEDTGA; translated from the coding sequence ATGTCCCGCGCCCACTGGCTCGCGTCGGCCGTCCTCGCATCGCTCGCGACGTTCGGCTGCCACGAGGTGCACCTCGACTTCGACGTTCCGTCGGGCGACATCGAGGTGCTCGACAACCTGTTCTCGGTGTCGGCGCCCGACGCCGACCACGCCGTCGCCGTGGGCTACTACGGCGCCGCCTACTGGACGGACGACGGCGGCACGTCCTGGCACCTCGGCAACACGGGCACGCAGGCGCTCCTCTACAGCGTGTCGATGGCGGACGCGCAGCGCGGGTGGGCCGTCGGCCAGCGCGGGCTCATCCTCCGCACCGAGGACGGCGGGAAGTCGTGGGTGCAGCAGCCCAACCTGAAGGAGAAGGAAGGCTCCCACCTGTTCTCGATCGCCGCGATCGACGCGAACACCGCGGTCGCGGTCGGCGAGTGGGGCACGCGCATCCGCACCGTCGACGGCGGCGCCTCGTGGCAGGACCGCAGCTTCACGATCACCGAGGACCACCCGCAGTACGTGTGGCTCGCACCGGTCGAGAAGGAGCGCGTGCGCAACGGCGAGACCGTCTACGAGGACGTCGGGCTCAACGACGTCACGTGCCTGCGCGCTCCGTCGCAGGCGTGCTGGTTGATCGGGGAGTTCGGATACATCTTCTTCTCGACCGACGCCGGCGACACCTGGCAGCGGTCCGAGATCGCGGGCTCCGTCGAGATGGAGCCCGTGCGACTGTCGTTCAACGAGATCCGAGTCGCACCCGACGAGGCCGAACGCATCCGCGAGTTCGGGCGGTCGATCGTCGACTCGAAGCACCTCAACGTCGCGATCGAAGCGGTGGGCTCGAAGGAGGAGATGGACCGCCTCGGCCGACAGGCCGACGACGTCTTCCCGCTGTTCGAGATGCTCGAGGCGCGCGCCCGCGAGGTGATCGCGATCCTCGAGGACACGGACGTCGACTCCGATCGGCTCCGCATGCGCGGCCAGCCGCCGTGGGACTTCGAGGACTTCCTCGACGACGACCCGGGCTTCCTCGACCGCTACCTCGAGCGCGAGACGTGGGCGTACCCCGGCGTCAAGGTCCGCGTCATCCAGAACCCCTATCTGTTCACGGTGCGGTTCCGCGACGAGCAGCACGGCCTCATCTCGGGCCTCGGCGGCGTCGTCCTGCGCAGCGACGACGGGGGCCGCTCGTTCGAGTACGTGCGGATCGACCGGCAGCAGGCGCTGTTCGCGGTCGCGGCCGTCGAAGGCCGTGCGGTCGCCGTCGGCGAGAAGGGGCTCGTGCGCGTCTCGAGTGACGACGGGGCCAGCTGGCACGAGATGCCGGAGGGCACCTTCCCGAACGTCTTCACCTTCATGCGCGACGTCGAGTTCGCGCCGGACGGGACCCTCGGCCTGATCGTCGGGCAGACGGGGCGCATCTATCGCAGCCGCGACGCCGGCTTCCGCTGGGAGCTGGTGATGGGGCCGAGCGTGCTCCGGGGCGAGTCCGAGGACACGGGCGCCTGA
- the mdh gene encoding malate dehydrogenase: MARPKIALIGGGNIGGVLAEQIAYRELGDVVIFDVVEGLPQGKALDMAEGAPLVGSDAHISGANSYEGIAGADLVIITAGLARKPGMSRDDLLATNLKIMTQVAEGVRTHAPNAYVIVVSNPLDAMVYTFKEKSGFPKNRVVGMAGVLDSTRFRSFVAWELGVSVEDVTALVLGGHGDTMVPLVRYCTVAGIPVEKLLAKEKIDAIVERTKGAGGEVVALLKTGSAFVSPALSAIEMAESILKDKKRVLACACLCEGEYGVDGLYVGVPCVLGANGVERIIEVELNGEEQKLFDASVHHVKTLVDQIQL, translated from the coding sequence ATGGCTCGACCGAAGATCGCTCTGATCGGGGGTGGCAACATCGGCGGCGTGCTCGCCGAGCAGATCGCGTACCGCGAGCTCGGCGACGTCGTGATCTTCGACGTCGTCGAGGGCCTGCCGCAAGGCAAGGCGCTCGACATGGCCGAGGGCGCGCCGCTCGTCGGCTCCGACGCGCACATCAGCGGCGCCAACTCCTACGAGGGCATCGCCGGCGCGGACCTCGTGATCATCACCGCCGGCCTCGCGCGCAAGCCCGGCATGTCGCGCGACGACCTGCTCGCCACCAACCTCAAGATCATGACGCAGGTCGCGGAAGGCGTGCGCACGCACGCGCCGAACGCCTACGTCATCGTCGTCAGCAACCCGCTCGACGCGATGGTCTACACGTTCAAGGAGAAGTCGGGCTTCCCGAAGAACCGCGTCGTCGGCATGGCGGGCGTGCTCGACTCGACGCGCTTCCGCAGCTTCGTCGCGTGGGAGCTCGGCGTGTCGGTCGAGGACGTGACGGCGCTCGTGCTCGGCGGCCACGGCGACACCATGGTGCCGCTCGTGCGCTACTGCACGGTGGCCGGCATTCCCGTCGAGAAGCTGCTCGCGAAGGAGAAGATCGACGCGATCGTCGAGCGCACGAAGGGCGCGGGCGGCGAGGTCGTGGCGCTCCTCAAGACGGGCTCGGCGTTCGTCTCGCCGGCGCTCTCCGCCATCGAGATGGCCGAGTCGATCCTCAAGGACAAGAAGCGCGTGCTCGCGTGCGCGTGCCTGTGCGAGGGCGAGTACGGCGTCGACGGGCTCTACGTCGGCGTGCCGTGCGTGCTCGGCGCGAACGGCGTCGAGCGCATCATCGAGGTCGAGCTGAACGGCGAGGAGCAGAAGCTCTTCGACGCCTCCGTCCACCACGTGAAGACGCTCGTCGACCAGATCCAGCTCTGA
- a CDS encoding GGDEF domain-containing protein, whose product MARLLGATAAGAILALCRSEAVAAALQAGAADAVPAPFSALELRSRAALALERARASAERERLAATVRALEACRALAPCLEPGEVYPVALDLVLGAVGASRGFALFRRLSAPQGDGIAFRGFREAEARALRVELVECKRVDLALFQDVRASRQGPALEALRAAGADARSLVAVPVRGAEREEGVIWIADDAVELGAAELRLVETIRQHAEAALRNAERYANAKERAFVDDVTEVYNARYLMSAADNEIRRAERYGNSLSVVFLDLDRFKLVNDSHGHLVGSQTLRNLSKLLLGEIRQVDTLARYGGDEFTILLADTSHEAALIVAERIRRRVEEHLFECPGAAPLRLTISAGVASFPEHGRSRVELLEAADKAMYRAKSLGRNRTCSAHELAGAEAVEGAARSV is encoded by the coding sequence GTGGCCCGACTCCTCGGTGCGACGGCGGCCGGCGCCATTCTCGCGCTCTGCCGGTCCGAGGCCGTCGCGGCCGCGCTCCAGGCCGGCGCGGCCGACGCCGTGCCGGCGCCGTTCTCCGCCCTCGAGCTCCGCTCCCGCGCCGCCCTCGCGCTCGAGCGGGCGCGCGCGAGCGCCGAGCGAGAGCGCCTCGCGGCGACCGTGCGCGCGCTCGAGGCATGCCGGGCGCTCGCGCCGTGCCTCGAGCCGGGCGAGGTGTACCCCGTCGCGCTCGATCTCGTGCTCGGTGCCGTCGGCGCGTCGCGCGGGTTCGCGCTCTTCCGCCGCCTGTCCGCGCCGCAGGGCGACGGCATCGCGTTCCGCGGCTTCCGCGAGGCGGAGGCGCGCGCGCTGCGCGTCGAGCTCGTGGAGTGCAAGCGCGTCGATCTCGCGCTCTTCCAGGACGTGCGCGCGAGCCGCCAGGGGCCCGCGCTCGAGGCGCTGCGCGCGGCGGGCGCCGACGCGCGCTCGCTCGTCGCGGTGCCGGTGCGCGGAGCGGAGCGCGAGGAGGGCGTGATCTGGATCGCGGACGACGCGGTCGAGCTCGGCGCGGCCGAGCTGCGGCTCGTCGAGACGATCCGTCAGCACGCCGAGGCCGCGCTGCGCAATGCGGAACGCTATGCGAACGCGAAGGAGAGGGCGTTCGTCGACGACGTCACCGAGGTGTACAACGCGCGCTACCTGATGTCGGCGGCCGACAACGAGATCCGCCGCGCCGAGCGCTACGGCAACTCGCTCTCCGTGGTGTTCCTCGACCTCGACCGCTTCAAGCTCGTCAACGACAGCCACGGCCATCTCGTCGGGTCGCAGACGCTGCGCAACCTGTCGAAGCTCCTGCTCGGCGAGATCCGCCAGGTCGACACGCTCGCGCGCTACGGCGGCGACGAGTTCACGATCCTGCTCGCGGACACGTCGCACGAGGCGGCGCTCATCGTCGCCGAGCGCATCCGCCGCCGCGTCGAGGAGCACCTGTTCGAGTGTCCGGGCGCCGCACCGCTGCGGCTCACCATCAGCGCCGGCGTCGCGAGCTTCCCCGAGCACGGGCGCTCGCGCGTCGAGCTGCTCGAGGCCGCGGACAAGGCGATGTACCGGGCCAAGTCGCTCGGCCGCAACCGCACCTGCTCGGCCCACGAGCTCGCCGGAGCCGAAGCCGTCGAGGGCGCCGCGCGGAGTGTTTGA